A window of Cryptomeria japonica chromosome 3, Sugi_1.0, whole genome shotgun sequence contains these coding sequences:
- the LOC131874241 gene encoding uncharacterized protein LOC131874241, which produces MYVDQRRVECSFEVGDMVYLRLQPFRKSTLKKSGAEKLKLCFYGPFRVIRRVGAMAYELELLASSKVHNVFHVSHLKKALWHNIVVSLDLPPLDEEGQLVLIPEEIIDFREHSLRRRTIKEYLVKCKNLPTEDATWESEEILQNHSLQLLVGKQSWEGRTVMSPS; this is translated from the coding sequence ATGTACGTTGATCAGCGGCGAGTAGAGTGCTCATTTGAGGTTGGAGACATGGTCTATCTTAGACTTCAGCCTTTTAGAAagtccactctcaagaagagtggagcagaGAAGCTTAAGTTGTGTTTCTATGGGCCATTCAGAGTCATCAGGAGAGTTGGAGCAATGGCTTATGAGTTAGAACTTCTGGCAAGTAGCAAGGTGCATAATGTCTTCCACGTGTCTCACCTCAAGAAGGCACTCTGGCACAACATTGTGGTCTCTTTAGATTTGcctcctttggatgaggagggacaGTTGGTATTGATTCCAGAAGAGATTATTGATTTCAGAGAGCACTCCTTGAGAAGAAGGACAATCAAGGAGTATTTGGTGAAGTGCAAGAACCTACCTacagaggatgccacttgggagagTGAGGAGATTTTACAAAATCATAGCTTGCAATTACTTGTGGGaaagcaatcttgggaagggcggactgtaatgtccccttcttag